The Burkholderia pyrrocinia genome includes a region encoding these proteins:
- a CDS encoding transglutaminase family protein, with the protein MRLAIRHISRYQFDDQATHALQRLRLRPQSGPGQTVRAWQVTIDGVEPTLSYADGLGNRIDLVRHDRGTKAEIVVVAAGVVETQDRAGILGNPEGYAPPWIFERETALTKAGDTVRALTEALPIEPHGLDALHWLMTEVHGRIAYAPNLAADAPVDAETALQSGEGTSRDHAHAFIAAARVLKIPARYISGYVLADSAMQRIADAKQNAGDEEEEALALQSGEGMQQVLGASHAAQSQSQSQSQSQSQSQSQSQSQGLPQPAHGAQPQASSLMQQPAGHAWAEAYVEGLGWVGFDPFMNRCPDERYVRIAVGLDYRDAQPVTGLGATAVGVEISVVQTPEFV; encoded by the coding sequence ATGCGACTCGCCATCCGACACATCTCGCGTTATCAGTTCGACGATCAAGCCACCCATGCGCTGCAACGGTTGCGGCTGCGCCCGCAGTCGGGCCCCGGGCAGACGGTGCGCGCGTGGCAGGTCACGATCGACGGCGTCGAGCCGACGCTGTCGTACGCCGACGGGCTCGGCAACCGGATCGACCTCGTGCGTCACGACCGCGGCACGAAGGCCGAGATCGTCGTCGTCGCGGCCGGCGTCGTCGAGACGCAGGACCGCGCCGGCATTCTCGGCAATCCCGAGGGCTATGCGCCGCCGTGGATCTTCGAGCGCGAGACCGCGCTCACGAAGGCGGGCGACACCGTGCGCGCGCTCACGGAAGCGCTGCCGATCGAGCCGCACGGCCTCGACGCATTGCACTGGCTGATGACGGAAGTGCACGGCCGCATCGCCTACGCGCCGAACCTGGCCGCCGACGCGCCCGTCGATGCGGAAACCGCGCTGCAAAGCGGCGAGGGTACGAGCCGCGACCATGCGCACGCGTTCATCGCGGCTGCGCGCGTGTTGAAGATTCCCGCGCGCTATATCTCGGGCTACGTGCTCGCCGACAGCGCGATGCAGCGCATCGCCGACGCGAAGCAGAACGCGGGCGACGAGGAGGAGGAAGCGCTCGCGTTGCAGAGCGGCGAGGGCATGCAGCAGGTGCTCGGCGCGTCGCATGCCGCGCAATCGCAATCGCAGTCGCAATCGCAGTCGCAATCGCAATCGCAATCGCAATCGCAATCGCAGGGGCTACCGCAGCCGGCGCACGGCGCGCAGCCGCAAGCTTCGTCGCTGATGCAGCAGCCGGCCGGCCATGCATGGGCCGAGGCCTATGTCGAAGGGCTCGGCTGGGTCGGGTTCGATCCTTTCATGAACCGTTGCCCGGACGAGCGCTATGTGCGCATCGCGGTCGGCCTCGACTATCGCGACGCGCAGCCGGTGACGGGGCTCGGCGCGACGGCCGTCGGCGTCGAGATCAGCGTCGTGCAGACGCCGGAATTCGTCTGA
- a CDS encoding alpha-E domain-containing protein codes for MLLGRTASGLFWMYRYIERAENIARIVDAGLRMALTRTSDAPAEWSSVLVSSGADDGYRQKYDAYAADTVTDYLLRDRDNPSSVLSCIEAARSNARMVRTALTREAWESVNGAWLSLRRTLAQPVAESDMPVVLDQVKRETALILGTFYSTMLRNEIFDFAQIGACIERADNTARIIDVKYHLLLPSVSHVGTILDNYQWETILRCVAAHRSYRWVYDVQYKPMNIADYLILNGRMPRSLRYCYGRVVSSLSSLAKDYGVTHPCHDTATKILQMLSDTTVERIFKSGLHEFLTDFIGRNNSLGLEVAQAYNFD; via the coding sequence ACCGCTATATCGAACGCGCGGAAAACATCGCGCGCATCGTCGATGCCGGGCTGCGGATGGCGCTCACGCGCACGTCCGATGCGCCGGCCGAATGGTCGTCGGTGCTGGTCAGCTCGGGCGCGGACGACGGCTACCGGCAGAAATACGACGCCTATGCGGCCGATACCGTGACCGACTACCTGCTGCGCGACCGCGACAATCCGTCGAGCGTGCTGTCGTGCATCGAGGCCGCGCGCTCGAACGCGCGGATGGTGCGCACGGCGCTTACGCGCGAGGCATGGGAAAGCGTGAACGGCGCGTGGCTGTCGCTGCGGCGCACGCTCGCGCAGCCCGTGGCGGAAAGCGACATGCCGGTCGTGCTCGACCAGGTGAAACGGGAAACCGCGCTGATCCTCGGCACTTTCTACAGCACGATGCTGCGCAACGAGATCTTCGACTTCGCGCAGATCGGCGCCTGCATCGAGCGCGCGGACAACACCGCGCGGATCATCGACGTGAAATACCACCTGCTGCTGCCGTCGGTGTCGCACGTGGGCACGATCCTCGACAACTACCAGTGGGAAACGATCCTGCGCTGCGTCGCCGCGCATCGCTCGTACCGCTGGGTGTACGACGTGCAGTACAAGCCGATGAACATTGCCGACTACCTGATCCTGAACGGCCGCATGCCGCGTTCGCTGCGCTACTGCTACGGCCGCGTCGTGTCGAGCCTGAGCTCGCTCGCGAAGGATTACGGCGTGACACACCCGTGTCACGACACGGCCACGAAGATCCTGCAGATGCTGTCCGACACCACGGTCGAGCGGATCTTCAAGAGCGGCCTGCACGAGTTCCTGACCGATTTCATTGGTCGCAACAACAGCCTCGGGCTTGAAGTCGCCCAGGCCTACAACTTCGACTGA